A window from Triticum aestivum cultivar Chinese Spring chromosome 6D, IWGSC CS RefSeq v2.1, whole genome shotgun sequence encodes these proteins:
- the LOC123141870 gene encoding uncharacterized protein isoform X1, giving the protein MAHLPLPPPCTSWFHEFPPTPYHVSSSGPPLRRGFPDARPRRSRRHAAGAASPIGGGSGGARDTLQRAPPLQALDAHQRVQGNRLDPLLGMVAISSCGCINTRRIDDLLRLLLPCVGEQTSDPRISSASSRARSDGAAADAEENEPEASAGRSTQVLLAAAASGGRGGPYGRRPSSSHGSCAPWNAAPLIAHPPATPSPVCCPIVASRQEQEQGRLPTREDLVKCFSMPRNIRLQTPRHPSLPDMRVDGSNRGPPKFVHKATPARLMRRARSSHNYHGKRMEAIDAVNEWRLPKVSAEEDGAVDQKAWQDDTMSCRVSSARDWNFGSDSVYEGPAMKHKENAVHAKLVAWKDAQVSKLIDKALMMLLESTRLKAQIDEWQKNKFTWARDKLAKTEKKLEKQRTETVVKMQKAIEDAERKDDMKSQEEAAAKSKIASFERALQVMPRAGRQADCQILMKGLYTV; this is encoded by the exons ATGGCGCAcctgcctcttcctcctccttgcacTTCTTGGTTTCATGAGTTCCCACCCACTCCTTATCATGTTTCCTCCTCCGGACCTCCTCTTCGCAGAGGTTTTCCTGATGCTCGTCCTCGCCGCAGCCGGAGACATGCTGCGGGCGCTGCGTCGCCGATAGGCGGCGGAAGCGGCGGCGCGCGCGACACACTCCAGCGCGCGCCTCCGCTACAGGCCCTGGACGCCCACCAGCGGGTCCAGGGCAACCGGCTCGATCCTCTGCTGGGGATGGTCGCCATCTCCTCCTGCGGCTGCATCAACACGCGCCGCATCGACGACCTCCTCCGGCTCCTGCTCCCCTGCGTGGGCGAGCAAACCTCCGACCCCCGAATCTCTTCGGCTTCCTCCCGCGCCCGCTCCGACGGCGCAGCCGCGGACGCGGAGGAGAACGAGCCCGAGGCGTCCGCGGGGAGGAGCACGCAGGTGCTGCTCGCCGCGGCAGCAAGTGGCGGGCGCGGCGGCCCCTACGGCCGCCGCCCGTCGTCCTCCCACGGAAGCTGCGCCCCCTGGAACGCTGCCCCCCTCATCGCGCACCCCCCGGCGACCCCGTCGCCCGTATGCTGCCCCATCGTCGCGTCACGGCAG GAACAAGAGCAAGGGAGGTTACCAACGAGAGAGGACTTGGTCAAGTGTTTCTCTATGCCACGAAACATCCGACTACAGACTCCCAGGCACCCTTCTCTGCCGGATATGAGAG TTGACGGATCCAATAGAGGGCCTCCAAAATTTGTCCACAAGGCCACGCCAGCTAGATTGATGCGCCGAGCTCGCTCCTCACATAATTACCATGGGAAGCGCATGGAAGCAATTGATGCTGTCAATGAATGGAGATTGCCTAAAGTAAGTGCAGAGGAAGATGGGGCAGTGGATCAGAAAGCCTGGCAGGATGATACCATGTCATGTCGTGTATCCTCAG CTCGTGATTGGAACTTCGGGTCTGATAGTGTCTATGAGGGCCCTGCGATGAAACATAAGGAAAATGCTGTCCACGCCAAGTTGGTTGCCTGGAAGGATGCACAGGTTTCAAAGCTCATTGACAA AGCACTTATGATGTTACTTGAATCAACTAGGCTGAAAGCCCAGATCGATGAATGGCAGAAGAATAAGTTTACATGGGCCAGGGATAAACTGGCAAAAACTGAG AAGAAGTTGGAGAAGCAGAGAACTGAAACCGTAGTGAAGATGCAAAAGGCGATAGAAGATGCAGAGAGGAAAGATGATATGAAGAGTCAAGAAGAGGCAGCCGCCAAGAGTAAGATAGCTAGTTTCGAGAGAGCCCTTCAGGTGATGCCTAGGGCAGGAAGGCAGGCCGATTGTCAAATACTAATGAAGGGACTGTATACTGTATAG
- the LOC123141870 gene encoding uncharacterized protein isoform X2, translating into MAHLPLPPPCTSWFHEFPPTPYHVSSSGPPLRRGFPDARPRRSRRHAAGAASPIGGGSGGARDTLQRAPPLQALDAHQRVQGNRLDPLLGMVAISSCGCINTRRIDDLLRLLLPCVGEQTSDPRISSASSRARSDGAAADAEENEPEASAGRSTQVLLAAAASGGRGGPYGRRPSSSHGSCAPWNAAPLIAHPPATPSPVCCPIVASRQEQEQGRLPTREDLVKCFSMPRNIRLQTPRHPSLPDMRVDGSNRGPPKFVHKATPARLMRRARSSHNYHGKRMEAIDAVNEWRLPKVSAEEDGAVDQKAWQDDTMSCRVSSARDWNFGSDSVYEGPAMKHKENAVHAKLVAWKDAQVSKLIDKLKAQIDEWQKNKFTWARDKLAKTEKKLEKQRTETVVKMQKAIEDAERKDDMKSQEEAAAKSKIASFERALQVMPRAGRQADCQILMKGLYTV; encoded by the exons ATGGCGCAcctgcctcttcctcctccttgcacTTCTTGGTTTCATGAGTTCCCACCCACTCCTTATCATGTTTCCTCCTCCGGACCTCCTCTTCGCAGAGGTTTTCCTGATGCTCGTCCTCGCCGCAGCCGGAGACATGCTGCGGGCGCTGCGTCGCCGATAGGCGGCGGAAGCGGCGGCGCGCGCGACACACTCCAGCGCGCGCCTCCGCTACAGGCCCTGGACGCCCACCAGCGGGTCCAGGGCAACCGGCTCGATCCTCTGCTGGGGATGGTCGCCATCTCCTCCTGCGGCTGCATCAACACGCGCCGCATCGACGACCTCCTCCGGCTCCTGCTCCCCTGCGTGGGCGAGCAAACCTCCGACCCCCGAATCTCTTCGGCTTCCTCCCGCGCCCGCTCCGACGGCGCAGCCGCGGACGCGGAGGAGAACGAGCCCGAGGCGTCCGCGGGGAGGAGCACGCAGGTGCTGCTCGCCGCGGCAGCAAGTGGCGGGCGCGGCGGCCCCTACGGCCGCCGCCCGTCGTCCTCCCACGGAAGCTGCGCCCCCTGGAACGCTGCCCCCCTCATCGCGCACCCCCCGGCGACCCCGTCGCCCGTATGCTGCCCCATCGTCGCGTCACGGCAG GAACAAGAGCAAGGGAGGTTACCAACGAGAGAGGACTTGGTCAAGTGTTTCTCTATGCCACGAAACATCCGACTACAGACTCCCAGGCACCCTTCTCTGCCGGATATGAGAG TTGACGGATCCAATAGAGGGCCTCCAAAATTTGTCCACAAGGCCACGCCAGCTAGATTGATGCGCCGAGCTCGCTCCTCACATAATTACCATGGGAAGCGCATGGAAGCAATTGATGCTGTCAATGAATGGAGATTGCCTAAAGTAAGTGCAGAGGAAGATGGGGCAGTGGATCAGAAAGCCTGGCAGGATGATACCATGTCATGTCGTGTATCCTCAG CTCGTGATTGGAACTTCGGGTCTGATAGTGTCTATGAGGGCCCTGCGATGAAACATAAGGAAAATGCTGTCCACGCCAAGTTGGTTGCCTGGAAGGATGCACAGGTTTCAAAGCTCATTGACAA GCTGAAAGCCCAGATCGATGAATGGCAGAAGAATAAGTTTACATGGGCCAGGGATAAACTGGCAAAAACTGAG AAGAAGTTGGAGAAGCAGAGAACTGAAACCGTAGTGAAGATGCAAAAGGCGATAGAAGATGCAGAGAGGAAAGATGATATGAAGAGTCAAGAAGAGGCAGCCGCCAAGAGTAAGATAGCTAGTTTCGAGAGAGCCCTTCAGGTGATGCCTAGGGCAGGAAGGCAGGCCGATTGTCAAATACTAATGAAGGGACTGTATACTGTATAG